From Riemerella anatipestifer ATCC 11845 = DSM 15868, a single genomic window includes:
- a CDS encoding NAD(P)/FAD-dependent oxidoreductase — MITTDLLIIGAGPTGLFAVFEAGLLKLKCHIIDALPQPGGQLAELYPKKPIFDIPGYPSVNAGELVDNLMEQIKQFQPGFTLAETAVSLEKIDDEWFEVITNKGTVHRAKAVAIAGGLGTFEPRKPLLENLEKYEENGVEYFVKDPEVFRDKKIVIAGGGDSALDWSIFLSNVAKEVTLVHRRNEFRGALDSVEKVQELKNQGKINLVTPAEVVELKGSNTLESIVIEREGEKTEIETDYFIPLFGLTPKLGPIADWGLEIEKNSIKVNNALDYQTNREGIYAIGDINTYPGKLKLILCGFHEATLMCQSVYNRLNPGKKYVLKYTTVSGVDGFDGSRKEAEKAVVKKID; from the coding sequence ATGATTACTACAGATTTACTTATTATAGGAGCAGGACCTACGGGGCTTTTTGCCGTTTTTGAAGCAGGATTATTAAAACTTAAATGCCACATCATAGATGCTTTACCGCAACCTGGTGGACAGTTAGCTGAGCTTTATCCTAAAAAGCCTATTTTTGATATACCAGGTTATCCGTCTGTAAATGCAGGAGAGTTAGTAGATAACTTAATGGAACAAATTAAACAATTTCAACCAGGGTTTACTCTAGCAGAAACCGCCGTAAGTCTAGAAAAGATAGATGATGAATGGTTTGAGGTAATCACCAATAAAGGAACGGTACACCGTGCTAAAGCAGTAGCAATAGCGGGAGGACTAGGGACTTTTGAACCGAGAAAACCTCTTCTAGAAAACTTAGAAAAATATGAGGAAAATGGTGTGGAGTATTTTGTAAAAGACCCAGAAGTTTTTAGAGATAAAAAAATTGTAATTGCAGGGGGCGGAGATTCTGCTTTGGATTGGAGTATTTTCTTATCTAATGTAGCTAAAGAGGTTACTTTGGTACACAGAAGAAATGAGTTTAGAGGAGCGTTAGATTCTGTAGAAAAAGTACAAGAACTGAAAAACCAAGGGAAGATTAACCTTGTTACACCTGCGGAAGTGGTAGAGCTTAAAGGTTCTAACACTTTAGAAAGTATTGTGATAGAGCGTGAGGGTGAGAAAACAGAAATAGAGACAGATTATTTCATTCCTCTTTTTGGACTTACACCAAAGCTTGGTCCTATCGCTGATTGGGGACTAGAAATAGAGAAAAACTCTATAAAAGTAAACAATGCATTGGATTACCAAACCAATAGAGAAGGAATTTATGCTATTGGAGATATCAATACTTACCCTGGTAAATTAAAACTGATTTTATGTGGCTTCCATGAGGCAACTTTAATGTGCCAAAGCGTTTACAACAGGCTTAATCCTGGTAAGAAATATGTGCTAAAATACACTACCGTGAGCGGTGTTGATGGGTTTGATGGGAGTAGAAAAGAGGCAGAGAAAGCCGTTGTTAAAAAAATAGACTAA
- a CDS encoding DUF2480 family protein, producing MSEIKNKVAESGLVNFDLSSLVPKGKRLGIDLKPFLFQELVLKEKDFREKVKGLELDSYKDAYVYIYNSAEAIVPLWAYFLIASQLSGVAKKVIYGDKDELELLIMHQALNDYDFSNLKDKRVLVKGCTDENIPENAYIELVEKLKPIVKSLMFGEACSNVPIFKN from the coding sequence ATGTCAGAGATTAAAAATAAAGTCGCAGAAAGCGGATTAGTTAATTTTGATTTATCTTCTTTAGTGCCTAAAGGGAAAAGGTTAGGGATAGATTTGAAACCATTTTTATTCCAAGAGTTGGTTCTCAAAGAAAAAGATTTCAGAGAAAAAGTGAAGGGGCTAGAGTTAGACTCATATAAAGATGCTTATGTTTACATCTATAACTCTGCGGAAGCCATTGTCCCTTTGTGGGCTTATTTTTTGATTGCATCTCAATTATCTGGAGTTGCTAAGAAGGTAATTTATGGTGATAAAGATGAGTTAGAGCTACTCATTATGCATCAAGCTCTAAATGATTATGATTTTTCTAATCTAAAAGATAAAAGAGTTTTAGTAAAAGGTTGTACAGATGAAAATATTCCAGAAAATGCTTATATTGAGTTAGTTGAAAAATTAAAGCCAATTGTTAAATCTTTGATGTTCGGGGAAGCATGCAGTAATGTACCTATATTTAAAAATTAG
- a CDS encoding DUF5689 domain-containing protein: protein MKTTTYLKTSLIALSFGALTSCVHDDKFDTPAIQCSNQFSEPTTTIKDFKTLAPEPVNFVSNYTIPNGETDAPVIFEGYVISSDEGGNFYKQLTIQDNTENPTAGIQVAINKTFLYTDYPVGSRVRVRANGLSVGLDREVVKLGYVNPTGQIPEGNMRDFITGVCGGNTMDIKTITPRVVNSIAEATKDEYINTLVTIKGVQFSEADGKITYADAVNRQTVDRTLVDREDNTAVVRNSGFARFAGKTLPTKSGDITVVVNKYVSGRNVTWQLYIRDLNDVKFEQERFVSSKNVLGGNAPEYNKTIAETFDNVSTVTNFKRIADPKYINYSVFGNRFWEQKTFNGNNYIQISAFRANADVSTYFIVPAEFTGSSKLSFQTKDGYYTGDALKVYYTTKYTPGGVVNKTDLIDITSKFTLSKENTNGYAADWVDSGEFAIPATGKGYIFFEYAGNTTVTTTVQIDNITLK, encoded by the coding sequence ATGAAAACAACAACATATTTAAAAACTTCGTTAATAGCCCTCAGTTTTGGAGCATTAACCTCTTGCGTACACGACGATAAGTTTGACACACCTGCAATCCAATGTAGCAACCAATTCTCGGAACCTACAACTACTATTAAAGATTTTAAAACATTGGCTCCAGAACCTGTAAACTTCGTAAGCAACTACACTATCCCTAACGGAGAAACAGACGCTCCTGTTATTTTTGAAGGATATGTAATTTCTTCTGATGAAGGTGGTAACTTTTACAAACAACTTACCATACAAGACAATACCGAAAATCCTACCGCTGGTATCCAAGTTGCCATAAACAAAACTTTCTTATATACAGACTATCCTGTGGGCTCTCGTGTAAGGGTTAGAGCTAACGGTCTTTCTGTTGGCTTAGACAGAGAAGTAGTTAAACTAGGCTATGTAAATCCAACGGGACAAATACCTGAAGGTAATATGAGAGACTTCATCACTGGAGTTTGTGGAGGTAATACTATGGATATTAAAACCATTACTCCTAGAGTGGTAAACTCCATTGCAGAAGCTACTAAAGATGAATACATCAATACTCTAGTTACTATTAAAGGAGTACAATTTTCAGAGGCTGATGGTAAAATTACTTATGCAGATGCAGTCAATAGACAAACTGTTGATAGAACTTTAGTAGACAGAGAAGACAACACTGCTGTGGTGAGAAATAGTGGTTTTGCTCGTTTTGCAGGGAAAACACTACCTACTAAAAGTGGAGACATCACCGTAGTTGTAAACAAATATGTTTCTGGAAGAAATGTAACATGGCAACTCTACATTCGTGATTTAAACGATGTTAAATTTGAACAAGAAAGATTTGTAAGTTCCAAAAATGTTTTAGGTGGCAATGCTCCAGAATATAACAAGACCATAGCTGAAACTTTTGATAATGTATCTACAGTTACTAATTTCAAAAGAATTGCAGATCCTAAATACATTAACTATTCTGTATTTGGAAATCGTTTTTGGGAGCAAAAAACCTTTAATGGTAATAATTATATCCAAATAAGTGCATTTAGAGCCAATGCTGATGTTAGCACTTACTTTATAGTTCCTGCTGAGTTTACAGGCTCTTCTAAGCTCTCTTTCCAAACAAAAGATGGTTATTACACAGGAGATGCTCTTAAAGTATATTACACTACGAAATATACACCTGGCGGAGTTGTAAATAAAACCGACCTAATAGATATTACTTCTAAGTTTACTCTTTCAAAAGAAAATACTAATGGCTATGCTGCCGATTGGGTAGATAGTGGCGAATTTGCAATTCCTGCTACAGGAAAAGGTTATATCTTTTTTGAATATGCAGGTAACACTACTGTAACTACTACTGTACAAATAGACAATATTACTTTAAAGTAG
- the cas2 gene encoding CRISPR-associated endonuclease Cas2 produces MKFNRFNAYRVMWVMVLYDLPTETKAMRKAAQLFRKRLEDDGFSLFQFSIYIRHCPSRENAEVHIKRVKSILPKHGKVAIMSITDKQFGDIEIFFARAKEEPKPTYQQLELF; encoded by the coding sequence ATGAAGTTTAATCGTTTTAATGCTTATAGAGTTATGTGGGTTATGGTGTTATATGATTTACCAACAGAAACCAAAGCGATGAGAAAAGCAGCTCAACTTTTTAGAAAACGCTTGGAAGATGATGGGTTTAGTCTTTTCCAATTTTCCATTTATATACGGCATTGTCCTAGTCGAGAAAATGCGGAAGTACACATCAAAAGAGTAAAATCAATACTTCCCAAGCATGGCAAGGTAGCTATAATGAGCATTACAGATAAACAGTTTGGAGATATTGAAATTTTCTTTGCGAGAGCTAAAGAGGAACCAAAACCAACCTATCAGCAATTAGAACTTTTTTAG
- a CDS encoding NAD(P)H-dependent flavin oxidoreductase, whose translation MKNRISELFNIQYPIIQGGMVWHSGWQLASAVSNAGGLGLIGAGSMYPDVLREHLQKCKKATNKPFGVNIPMLYPNLDEIINIIMEEQVKIVFTSAGNPKTYTETLQKEGIKVAHVVSSLKFAIKCEEAGVDAVVAEGFEAGGHNGRDETTTFCLIPNVRKHISTPLIAAGGIATGQQIKAAMILGADGVQIGSRFAATTEASSHEAFKQKIVEAKEGDTQLTLKELAPVRLLKNKFFYDLEKLYENGRDIETLKQSLGRARAKKGMFEGDLDEGELEIGQVSALIDDIISVDEVFKRLIKEFSECKEPFL comes from the coding sequence ATGAAAAATAGAATTTCAGAGCTTTTCAATATACAATACCCTATCATACAAGGAGGTATGGTATGGCATAGTGGTTGGCAATTAGCTTCTGCTGTTTCTAACGCTGGAGGTCTCGGACTAATAGGCGCAGGAAGTATGTACCCTGATGTCTTAAGAGAACACCTTCAAAAATGCAAAAAAGCTACTAATAAGCCTTTTGGTGTTAATATTCCTATGCTTTATCCTAACTTAGATGAAATTATTAACATCATTATGGAGGAGCAAGTTAAAATCGTATTTACCTCAGCAGGAAACCCGAAAACCTACACCGAAACTTTACAAAAAGAAGGTATAAAAGTAGCTCACGTGGTTTCTTCTCTAAAATTTGCAATAAAATGTGAAGAAGCTGGTGTAGATGCTGTTGTTGCTGAAGGATTTGAAGCTGGTGGACATAACGGTAGAGACGAGACTACCACTTTCTGCCTTATTCCTAATGTGAGAAAACATATCAGTACACCCCTTATTGCTGCAGGAGGTATCGCCACAGGGCAACAGATAAAAGCTGCCATGATACTTGGAGCGGATGGTGTACAAATCGGTTCTAGATTTGCAGCTACAACAGAGGCAAGCTCTCATGAGGCATTTAAACAGAAAATAGTGGAGGCTAAAGAAGGAGATACTCAACTTACTTTGAAAGAACTTGCTCCCGTTAGGTTGCTAAAAAACAAATTCTTCTACGACCTAGAAAAACTTTATGAAAATGGGAGAGATATAGAAACTCTGAAACAATCCTTAGGTAGAGCAAGAGCCAAGAAAGGTATGTTTGAAGGCGATTTAGACGAAGGTGAACTTGAAATAGGACAAGTTTCTGCCCTCATAGACGACATTATCTCGGTAGATGAAGTATTTAAAAGGCTTATAAAAGAGTTCAGCGAATGTAAAGAACCTTTTTTATAG
- a CDS encoding DUF3108 domain-containing protein gives MKKILYLMTLVISASLWSQITNIKSGETLTYRIHYGILNAGYATLNIKETTYKGEPHYYVKGTGKTTGAVRAFFKVEDLYESYINISTALPSFYVRNVQEGSYRQHLETVFNHSNQTLILTDKKTPSNGSKTLKSVKGIQDMLSAFYYLRSRDNSALKVGTSIKMNVWIDDEMFPFQLRIADVETKRTKFGKVECLKIIPSVMSGRVFKDQEGVTMWVTNDANHIPVELKAELAVGSLKASLDDYKNVKYNINFK, from the coding sequence ATGAAAAAGATATTATATTTAATGACTCTTGTAATTTCGGCAAGTTTGTGGTCGCAAATTACTAATATTAAGTCTGGAGAAACTTTGACTTATAGAATTCATTATGGAATATTAAACGCAGGCTATGCTACACTTAATATTAAGGAGACAACCTATAAAGGCGAACCTCATTACTATGTCAAAGGCACAGGTAAGACCACAGGAGCTGTAAGGGCTTTTTTCAAGGTAGAAGACCTTTATGAAAGTTATATCAATATCAGCACTGCATTACCTAGTTTCTATGTGCGAAATGTGCAAGAGGGTAGTTATAGACAGCATTTAGAAACGGTTTTTAATCATTCCAACCAAACCCTTATTTTAACCGACAAGAAAACGCCATCTAATGGTTCTAAAACTCTAAAATCTGTCAAGGGCATACAAGATATGCTTTCTGCTTTCTACTACTTAAGAAGTAGAGATAATTCTGCATTAAAAGTAGGAACAAGCATAAAAATGAATGTATGGATTGACGATGAGATGTTTCCTTTCCAGTTGAGAATTGCAGATGTAGAAACCAAAAGAACCAAATTTGGTAAGGTAGAATGTCTTAAAATTATCCCTTCGGTAATGAGTGGAAGAGTATTTAAAGACCAAGAAGGAGTAACAATGTGGGTAACAAACGATGCTAATCATATCCCCGTGGAACTAAAAGCGGAGCTTGCAGTCGGTTCTTTAAAAGCAAGCCTAGACGACTACAAAAACGTAAAGTATAATATCAATTTTAAATAA
- a CDS encoding DUF937 domain-containing protein gives MSLLDLITGNPGTQVAEKAESKFGISKSQIMALLVVATPLVISYLRNKSKDEKEAEALNNALERDHDGSILDDVSQVENRQEEGNSILSHIFGDKKSTVENQLSQNTGISMDKIGPLMAMLAPVIMGYIGKQKRENNVTSGGGLSDLLGGILGQGSQEAQQGGGGNPLTDLLGSVLGGGQSQQGGGNPLNDILGSVLGGGDNKQQSGGLGGLLGGLFGGSK, from the coding sequence ATGAGTTTATTAGACCTTATCACAGGAAACCCAGGAACACAAGTAGCAGAAAAAGCAGAATCAAAGTTTGGAATTAGCAAAAGTCAAATTATGGCTTTATTGGTAGTGGCAACACCACTGGTAATTTCTTACCTTAGAAATAAATCTAAAGATGAAAAAGAAGCTGAGGCTCTTAATAATGCTTTAGAAAGAGACCACGACGGTAGCATCTTAGATGATGTAAGCCAGGTAGAAAATAGACAAGAGGAAGGTAATAGCATTCTAAGTCATATTTTCGGAGACAAAAAATCAACTGTGGAGAATCAGCTTTCTCAAAATACAGGGATTTCTATGGATAAAATAGGACCTCTAATGGCGATGTTAGCTCCTGTTATTATGGGATATATAGGAAAACAAAAGAGAGAAAATAATGTAACTTCAGGAGGAGGACTTTCGGATTTGCTAGGAGGTATTTTAGGACAAGGTTCTCAGGAGGCACAACAAGGTGGTGGAGGTAATCCTCTTACGGATTTACTAGGAAGTGTTCTAGGTGGTGGACAATCACAACAAGGAGGCGGTAATCCGCTGAATGATATTTTAGGAAGTGTCTTAGGTGGAGGAGACAACAAACAACAAAGTGGAGGACTAGGCGGTCTATTAGGTGGATTGTTTGGTGGCAGTAAGTAA
- a CDS encoding 2Fe-2S iron-sulfur cluster-binding family protein: MADIQLKITDREGVQHDIVAPTDMSMNLMEVIRAYELAEEGTVGVCGGMAMCASCQVYILNDVPLPEKGDEEEAMLSEAFDVKDNSRLGCQIHITEEIDGLEVEIAPYS, translated from the coding sequence ATGGCTGATATTCAACTAAAAATTACTGATAGGGAGGGCGTACAGCACGACATAGTAGCTCCCACGGACATGTCTATGAACCTTATGGAGGTGATAAGAGCTTACGAATTGGCAGAGGAAGGTACTGTAGGCGTGTGTGGCGGAATGGCAATGTGTGCGTCTTGCCAAGTTTATATTCTTAATGATGTTCCACTGCCTGAAAAAGGTGATGAGGAAGAAGCAATGCTTTCAGAAGCTTTTGATGTTAAGGATAACTCGCGTCTAGGTTGCCAAATCCATATAACGGAAGAGATAGATGGCTTGGAGGTGGAAATAGCACCTTATTCCTAA
- the cas1 gene encoding type II CRISPR-associated endonuclease Cas1 — MLYRSIYIGNPAYLKLKDQQMKIICPETKVEKGSIPVEDLGLLMLDHFQITISHQLIQWLMGNNVVVISCDAHHLPHGIMLPLYGHSEYSERVKYQLEASEPLKKNLWKQVVESKINNQSEVLKRLGNYYEPMLEYKEQVKSGDTTNMEGIAAQHYWKYLIAPDFLRERFGDSPNQFFNFGYAVLRSIVARAIVETGLLPVLGIFHKNKYNPYCLADDLMEPYRPFVDFLVMEWLENHPESEELTKDFKAFMLNIATLDVRIENKLRPLIVAVKTSVVSVYKCYTGEKRQISVPEFYEV, encoded by the coding sequence ATGCTTTACCGTTCTATCTATATTGGCAATCCTGCCTACCTCAAGTTAAAAGACCAGCAAATGAAAATCATTTGCCCTGAAACCAAAGTAGAAAAAGGGAGTATTCCTGTTGAAGATTTGGGACTATTGATGCTCGACCATTTTCAAATCACGATTTCTCATCAGCTCATTCAATGGTTGATGGGAAATAATGTGGTGGTTATCAGTTGTGATGCTCATCATTTACCTCACGGCATAATGTTACCTTTGTATGGGCACTCCGAATATTCTGAACGGGTAAAATATCAGCTTGAAGCTAGCGAACCTCTAAAGAAAAATCTTTGGAAGCAAGTTGTTGAGAGTAAGATAAATAATCAGTCGGAAGTTCTAAAGCGTTTAGGGAACTACTATGAACCTATGCTAGAGTACAAAGAACAAGTAAAAAGTGGTGATACCACCAATATGGAAGGCATTGCAGCACAGCATTATTGGAAATATTTAATTGCTCCAGATTTTCTCAGAGAACGTTTTGGTGACTCTCCTAATCAATTTTTTAATTTTGGTTATGCCGTATTGAGGAGTATTGTGGCAAGAGCTATAGTAGAAACGGGGCTATTGCCTGTATTGGGGATTTTTCATAAGAATAAATATAATCCTTACTGCTTGGCAGACGATTTAATGGAACCTTACCGTCCGTTTGTAGATTTTTTGGTAATGGAATGGTTAGAAAATCACCCTGAAAGTGAAGAGTTAACCAAAGATTTTAAAGCATTTATGCTAAATATAGCGACTTTAGATGTGAGAATTGAAAATAAGCTAAGACCTTTAATCGTAGCTGTAAAAACGAGTGTAGTTTCTGTTTATAAATGTTATACTGGAGAAAAAAGACAAATATCTGTGCCTGAGTTTTATGAAGTTTAA